The genomic window TAATATAAGGATCTAAGGGTAAATTATTAAAGAATGGTTGAAAATCTTCTGTATTAATAGAATTTACTTTTCTCAAGGTAAATAGAAAAGCATATTCTAATTCCGTAATTTTCCCTACTTGTTGCATAGGATGTTTTTCCTTGCATTTTATTAATCTCCCGATTTTTTCTGGGAGGGTTATAACACCGAGTATATGCTACTTTTTATTAAATTGTGGTCAATCATCGTACCAAAGTTGTCATATCATGATATGCGCTGTTAGTAGTGAGGACTTTAGTCCTCAAAATATAAGGACTAAAGTCCTTACTACGAACCTGGAAATCTGGGAGAATGTTTTGTCACCACAATTTTGAATTTTGAATTTTGAATTGGAGCGAAGCGACTTGACTGATTGGCTTTACTGTTATCCGCCTCTGTATCCTGGTGTTTTGCTAAAACGCTACAAACGCTTTTTTGCTGATGTGCAGTTAGATACTGGGGAAGTAGTTACAGCACACTGTCCTAATACTGGCCCAATGACTGGAGTATCAACTATTGGGAGTGCGGTACAACTTTCTAAAAGCGATAATCCTAACCGCAAATTGGCTTACACTCTAGAACTAATTCAGGTACACGATAATCAGCCGACTTGGGTAGGTGTGAATACAGCTTTGCCAAATCGGATAGTGAAGTTAGCTTTAGGACAGTACCTGTTCCCGGAATTGGGTAACTATAGCCAAATTAAAGGCGAGGTAGTTTATGGACATGATAAAAAAAGCCGAGTAGATTTCTTGTTGACGGGGACTGACGCAGAACGCCCGATTTATTTAGAAGTGAAAAATACAACTTGGTGTGAAGGGACTTTAGCACTATTTCCTGATACCGAAACTACCAGGGGACAAAAGCATTTACGGGAACTGACTGCACTGCTTCCCCAAACCCGTGCAGTTATGCTGTACTTGATTAATCGGGGTGATTGTACAGACTTTGCCCCTGGTGATAGTGCTGATCCTCTGTATGGTAAGTTATTACGGGATGCGATCGCTCTGGGTTTAGAGGTCTTACCTTGCAGATTCGATATTTCCCCTGAAGGTATTCGTTATCTAGGTTTAGCTAAACTCAAAATTTAACCTCAGCGTTACTTTGCGTTTAAAAAATGATAGTTCTCATCATGGGTGTGGCTGGTTCTGGTAAAACTACCATCGGGAAACTGTTGGCGGAGTCTTTGGGATGGGAATTTCTAGACGCGGATGATTTTCACTCGCCAGCAAATATTGAGAAAATGCGGCTGGGTATTCCCCTGGATGATGCTGATAGAATACCTTGGTTGCAAGATATACGAAATGCGATCGCGCAATGGTTGCAAGAAAATAGAAATGTAGTTTTAGCCTGTTCCGCACTCAAAGCCAGCTATCGACAATTTTTAGTAGGGGATAGCAGTGACATTAAGGTAGTCTACCTCAAAGGAGCAGACAAAATTATCCAAAAACGGCTACAAGAACGCCAAAATCACTTCATGGGCGAAAAACTCCTCAACAGCCAGCTTCGTACCATTGAAGAGCCTGATAACGCTATACATATAGATATTTCACAACCCCCAGAAGAGATTGTGAATTTTCTCAAGACTATTTTTGGTTGATCTTGGGAGTTGGAAATTAGGAAGAAGTTATTACCCATTACCAACCCTTAGCAAATTAATATCGGATGAAGTGCAGCACATCACGCAATACACTATAACCTGCTAAATCCCACAGTAAATAAGCTAAAAAACCAATCATTGCTAAACGACCATTCCAGAGTTCGGCTTGGGGATTAAAGCCGAAGATAAAGGCGTTGCGGTCTATGCCATTGTAAGCATTAGCAACTGGTGGTAAATCTGTAGAAGGACGAGTTTCCATTGTTGTCTCCTAAATATTTCAGAACTGTTTTTCAAAGCTTTGTTTTAGTTGGGATTTACCCACTCACAACGAAAATAAAAGCTTTGCGATTGCTTGTTTACGGTCGCAATGACGAAAATACGTAATGATTGCGTAAGTCCGGTTAGTAACCAATGAGGTGCAATACATCCCGTAGGACGCTATAACCTGCTAAATCCCAAAGCAAGTAGGCGAGAAAGCCAATCATCGCCAAACGACCGTTCCAAATTTCCGCTTGGGGATTCCAACCAAATAAAAACGCATTGCGATCGCGTCCATTATATTCGGTAGCAATTGTTGGCATTTTACTCGTGGAAGAACGAGTTTCCATTTTTTTGCTCCTAACAATTTGTTACTTAACTTAACTTTAGCTATCTATCGGCGAATTGCTTTCTGTCGGTAGATACAATCTCTTAGCACTTCTTATGGACGATTAATGGAAACATTTTGATATTGTCAAATCCACCTTGAGGAGGTGACGATCATCTTATTTGTAAATAAATGTAAATTGGTATTAAAATCTCATGGAGCATCAGGCTCTTTCTCAAAATAAATAAGGCACTAACAATTATTAAAAAATAAATGTATTATTCTTTGTTTTATAAGGATTTTTTGCTCTCATTTTTGTAAATCTCTTTAGAATAATGCGGTTAAAAATATAAACTTCTATCTCCCGTCAGATATGATTTCAATCTTTGGGAAGATGATTTTAACTATTAAAATTCAGCATTCTATATATTAACAATAAAATTGTAGGGAATGCCATAAATACATACATCAAATACACTTGCTACTCACAAACTGACTAACTTAGTGCTGAGTCCTAATTCATTAGGGGTGTAAGGGTGTAAGGGTGTAAGGGTGTAGGGTTTGAAGGTGTTGGACGGGGATTGAAACCCCGCCCAACACCGTTGCCCCAAGGAGGAGGGCTTTTAACCCAAGGGTTAGGTTGGCTGCTCTTTCTTCCCCCTACACCCCTACACCCGCCCCAACGGGGCTTGGTCATGAGTGAGTGGAATTTTGCTTATTTATGCTTAAATCCACCTTTACCACTCAGCACCCAGCACTTAGCAATTATTATTAGCGCAAGGAAATACAATGTTTCACAGTACAGATATACTCGCACTCTACAAGCCTCTATTGTGGGTGGCACAAATCCCCGTTACTCCACCAGGGGTCTCACCAGCGCAATTATCACTGCTGACTGCTGGGCCGCGCTTTTTTGTGGCTTTATTGTCTGGAGTGATTTTAGCTTTTGCTTTCCAATTAGTATTAACCAATCTCTCCGTAGCCGCAGGGATTTCTTATTTGGGTCGTCCATCTGATTCAGGTACAGAAGTAGGCGGCAGTTTTGGCGGTACGATTCGCAAAATTGGCACGGCGGTGGGACTTTGGACATTAGTCTCTGTCACCATCGCCTTATTAATCGCCGCTTTTCTCGCAGTAAAGTTGAGCCTGTTGGTTTTAGATCCGGGATTGGGAGCAATTCTAGGTTTAGTGATTTGGGGCGCATACTTTTTATTATTGGTGTGGGTGAGTTCTACTACGGTAGGTTCGTTAATTGGTTCAGTAGTTCACACCGCCACCTCTGGTTTTCAGGCGATTATGGGAACGGCTACCGCCGCCCTTGGTGCAAAAGCTTTCAATCAGCAAGTTGTATCGACAGCAGAAGCCGCCGCTTCTGCGGTGCGTCGGGAATTAGGTAGTGCGATTGACCCGATCAGTATCCGAGAAAACATAGAAGATTATATTGAAAAGTTGCGTCCACCAGAATTAGACGTATCTCATATTCGCCGGGAATTTGAAAGTTTACTGCAAGACCCACAACTGAGAGAAATTTCTGGTAGTCCTGATTTGCGTCAGATTGACCGCCAAAAGTTCGTTGAGTTAGTCAGCAGCCGTACAGACCTGTCGAAGCGAGATGTCAAGCGCATCGCTGATAATCTATACAAGGTTTGGCAACAAGTTGTAGGTGAACAAAAACCTGTGCAGAACAACCTGGGTGAGTTGGTTAACTATCTCAAAACCATGCCACCAGGACAAACGAAAACCGATGAACTCAATGCCAAACTAGATCGGTTAATGGCAGAAATGCGTCCAGGGAAGGAAGCTGATCAAAAAACAGCCCCAGGGCCGATTCAGAGTACAGTCCAGCAAGCAATATCTGCTTTAACTGGCATTGCTTTGGGACGGGCAGATTTATCAGATTTAGATGTGGAAAAAATCTGGCACGCTTTGACTACAGCCAAAGCAAAAGCCACAACACAAGCTGATAAATTAGGATTGCCTACACCTTCCCAACCTTACAGCCCGATTCGCGCTGATGTAGAAAACTATCTACATAATACCTATGCTTGGCAATTGAGTGAGGAGAGAATTGCCCAAGAATTTCGTGATGTGATCTACGATCCAGCCGCCGATCCTAGTACAGTGCGACGGGAACTAGAACGACTTTCCCGCAAGGATTTTGTGAATATTCTCCAAGACCGGGGATTACTGACACAAACTCAAATTCAGCATATCGCCGATCGCCTGGAAGCGGTGCGTCAGGAAGTGCTAGTGATAGTCACTGCTGAAACTGAAAGGGAGATATCCCAAGACTTACAACGCCGTGTTAACAGTTATTTGTTGGTAACGGCTAAGGCTGATTTAACTCCAGAAGCAATTGAGCGAGATTTCAAGCCTTTAATAACAGACCACGAAGCAGATTATGAAACCCTATCACGGCGACTGGCTATAGTTGAGCGTCAACAGATGCAAGAAACGTTGCTAGAACGCAATGATATTCAATCCTACGAAGTTGATCGCATTTTAGATGAATTAGAAAGACAACGCGATCGCAGTTTGGTAGAGTCCAAAAACTTGGCAGAACAAGCCAAATATCAAGCTGAAACCCTCTGGCTAAATGTCGAAGCATATCTGCGTAACACCGACAAAGCCGAATTAAACCCCGATGCCATCCGGGCTGACCTCCAAACCTTGCTGGCAGACCCCCAAGCCGGAATGACGGCAATTGGGGCGCGGTTATCTCGTTTTGACCGTGATACCCTAGTACAATTACTGAGTCAACGGCAAGATATCAACGAAGACCAAGCTAATCAAATCATCCATACTGTTGAGGAATCTTGGCACAGTGTCCGCCATGCGCCGCAAGCTATAGCAGACAAAGCCAAAGAACAATATGATTCTGTAACGACAACAATTGCCGATTACTTACGCAGAACTGGCAAGGAAGAACTCAACCCAGAAGGGATTCAACGGGATTTAAATCGACTGTTTGAGAATCCTAGTGAGGGAGTTGTCGCCATCCGTCAGAGGTTATCGCACTTAGACAGAGATACCTTGGTAAAATTGCTCAGTCAACGCCAAGACTTGAGTGAAGCCCAAGTCAACGAAGTGATTGACTCTGTGCAAACTTCCATTCGTAACATTGTGCGTGCGCCCCGTCGCCTAGCTACCCGCACCCAACAAAGAGTGCAGAACTTCCAAGCTTATTTAGAGGCATATCTGCGGCATACTGGCAAGGAAGAATTGAACCCAGAAGGCATCAAGCGGGATGTGCAGTTACTACTGCATGATCCAGGCGTAGGGATGGAAAATTTGAGCGATCGCCTGTCACATTTTGACCGTGGTACAATTATTGCTCTGCTAAAAATTCGCGAAGATATCACCGATCAAGAAGCTGCCCGCATAGCAGATAATATCGTCTCAGTCCGCGATCAATTTGTTGAACAGGTGCAGGGAATGCAACGGCGCATTCAAGATGTGATTGATGGAATTTTTGAAAGGATTCGTCACTATCTCAACTCCTTAGAGCGTCCCGAACTCAATTACGATGGTGTTAAACACGATGTTCGCACATTATTAGAAGACCCCCAAGCAGGATTTGACGCATTACGCGATCGCCTCTCATCCTTCAACCGCGATACCCTCATAGCCATTATGAGTTCACGCGAAGATATTTCCGAAGCCGATGCTAACCGGATTGTTGACCAAGTTGAACGCGCACGTAATACAGTGTTACAACGTGCCGAACGCTTACAACATGAAGCTGAACGCCGTTTAGAAGAAGTCAAACATCAAGCCCAAAGACAGGCAGAAGAAACCCGCAAAGCCGCCGCTTCAGCCGCTTGGTGGTTATTCGCTACAGCGATAGTTTCCGCCATTTTCTCAGCTTTAGGTGGTGCGATCGCTGTTGTTTGGGTGTAGTTGAATAAATTTGTCTCCGCTTAATTTTCAGCCTCCTCAATATGGGAGGCTTTTTTATAGGAACTGTAAAAAATCAACAATTCATGCCGCAAAGAGATAATATCCACAGTATTGTTAAACAAGCTATCACCAAAGATGGCTGGGAAATTACCGACGATCCCTTTGTCATATCCTATGGTGAACGATTTTTATTTGTAGACTTGGGTGCAACGGAAAGCAATACTTCAAGGCAGTTAACAGCAAGATTCATTGGGGCTAAACGCCAAAATAGTAGAATTGCAATTGAGATTAAAGAATTTCGAGGTCGGTCTGCGATCGCTGATTTAGAACAAGCAATTGGTCAATACACTCTTTACCAACTCTTACTCAATCAAGTAGATCCTGAACGTGCAATATATCTGGCAATTACAGATATCACTTATGAAGAAATATTTAGTGAACCAATTGGTCAACTCGTAATTAGCGACTTACCCATGAAATTGCTTATCGTAGATACAGAGAAGGCAGAGGTCAAGCAATGGATACCAACACGGTTTATCGGAACATTGTAAAACAAGTCATTCAGAAATACGCTAATTTTCGTCCCTCTCACGGTGAAATTAGACTAGACACAGTATTTGATGACACCCAGAATCGTTATGCACTCATGCAGGTAGGCTGGGAAAGGGGACGACGAGTTAGAGGAAATTTGATTTATATCACTATTCAAGATGGGAAAGTTTGGGTGGAATATGATGGCATGGAAACTGGTATTACTCAAGATTTAATTAATAGAGGAATTCCAGAGGCGGATATAGTTTGGGCTTTTTTGCCTCAATCACAGGCTGTCACAACTGGATATTGAGACAAGGGAGACAAGAAAAAAACTTAGTGACTAATGACTAATCAAACTAGCGATCGCCTCAATCAAAGCATCTGGATCTACTGGTTTTGATACGTGCATTTGAAACCCAGCCTCCATTGCTTGCTGCTGATTGATTTCCCCAGCGTAAGCAGTAAGTGCGATCGCCGGAATATTTCCCCCTTGTTGTGGCGGCTGCTGTCTTAATTGCCGTATCAACATATAACCGTCTACCTCTGGCATTCCAATATCACTAATTAAAATATCTGGTAATGACTCAGACAGTATATCTAATGCCTCTTGTGCTGATGTGACGGCGGTAACTTCCACCCCATAATCTTCCAGAATAAAACTTACTAAGTCTCTGATGTCTGGTTCATCGTCTACTACTAAAACCCTTGTACCTGAAAGCATGGGGGATGGATGGTTAAGGGGTAAAGGTTGATCGTCTTCATAACTCATGGGTTCATGTTTGTGTATTAGTGGTAAATTGACTTTGAAGGTAGTTCCCATTCCTTCACCAAGGCTGAGAGCTGCAACAGTGCCACCATGTAATTCTACGACTTGACGCACGATCGCGAGTCCTAAACCCAAGCCCCCAAATTTTCTGGTAGTTGTACTGTCGGCTTGACGAAAGTAATCAAACACATAGGGCAAAAAATCTGGTGCAATGCCCTTACCTGTATCGCTGACTTGAATTTGTACGCGGTGATTAACTTCTGTGAGGTAAATATCTACTCTGCCTCCAGAAGGTGTAAACTTGACCGCATTAGAGAGTAAATTCCATACTACTTGTTGTAGTCGATTGGGATCACCCATCACTTGACTTAAATTAGGATCAAGGACAGTCTGAATTTGAATAGATTTGGCATCTGCTGCCAGTCTTACTGTTTCTACCGCCGCTTCTACTACCATGACTACGCTTACCGGACAGACATTTAATGTCAATTTGCCTTGCAGGATGCGGGAAACATCTAATAAATCTTCAATTAATTGAGTTTGTAGTTTAGCATTACGTTCAATGGTTTCTAAGGCTCGTTCTGTAGTAGCTTGATCAAACTTGCGAGAACGTAGCAATTTTGACCAACCTAAGATGGGATTGAGTGGGGTTCTCAGTTCATGGGAGAGAACCGCCAAAAATTCATCTTTAATGCGGTTAGCGACCTCTGCTTCTTGGCGTGCTAATCTTTCTTGAGATAGTAAGCGATCGCGTTCTTGTTCTATTTGCTTGCGTTCGTTAATATCTAAGACAAAAGCCACACCCATATTTTGCGAGTCGTTGAGTAAAGCGACCCCTAATACCACTGCTACCCGCTTACCGTTGCGGTGGATATACTCCTTTTCGTAAAGTTGGGAAACACCATTGGCTTTGACTTCAGCGATCGCGCGATCGTCCAAAGCTCTATACTCTGAAGGGGTAAGTTCTCGCCAATCGATTTTACCTAAAGCAGCAAACTCCTCACGAGTATAGCCAGCTAGCTTTAAGTAAGCATCATTAGCATCAGTAATGAAACCATCCACAGTCCAAAAAGCTACCCCAATCAAATTTGACTCAAACAACCGCCGAAACCTGGCTTCGCTATCACGTAAAGATTGTTCAGCGCGTTTGTGTTCTGTGATATTGCGAGAAACTGTAATCACACCCTCAATCTTTTGGTTGATATTACGTAATGGGGTGAGAATGTATTCATAGTATTGTGTCCCATTTACTGTCACATATTCACACTCATCTTTGATGGGTGTACCATTTTCCATGACAGTTTGATATTGATACTCGCATTTTTCGATTAAATCTTTTGGTAAATCGAGTTCTCGCACAGTCTTACCAACTATATCTTCTGGATGAAGACCCATCCCCGCAGCACCACCATCACTGACATACTGATATTGACCTGTGCTATTAAAGATAAAAATGTGATCTACTGAGGTAGCGAGAATAGCATCTAATATATTAGCCTGTTCTTGAACTTGGTTCGTCAGATGTTGGGTCTTTTCTTCTGTCTGTTTGCTTTCGCTAATATCCATACACGTCCCAATCATTCTTATCGGCTGTCCCTGCTGGTCAAAGAAAAATTTTCCCTTAGAAGCAATCCAATGTATTGTTTTATCTGGCCAAACTATGCGAAATTGATCACTGTAATGCGGTTCACTAGCTTGGGTTTGGGAAATTTTCTGTGTAACTTTTTGTCTATCTTCAGGATGCACACAGGATAAAAATGCTTCGTATGTACCAGCAAAACTACCTGGAACTAAACCAAATAAACGTGCATGATTTTCCGACCAGATGACTTTTTCCGTCAGGATTTGCCAATCCCAAAATCCCATATTAGCAGCATCTAAAGCCAACCTCAGCCGTTCTTCACTTTCCCCTAAAGCCGTCTCCACTTGCCGTTTATCGCTCATTTCTTGTTGTAATTGCTGGCAAGGAAGTTGACACTCAACTAATTGCACAGGCGGTTGAAACCCGGCTGCTTTCAGTTGTTGCTCAAGCAATGCTTGTCTGCGCTGATACTGTTTTTCTAATTGTTCTAACTCAGCAATCCGTCCTCGTAAAGATATTAATTCCTGAGTTGTTTCACTAGCTGGGTCAACATTTGGTATTGACATTGGGAAAATAATTTTAAATTTATAATGCGACATCAATTATGATGCACCGCATAAATCAGATTGAGTATGAATTTTTTAACTAAACAAATCAATCCGTCATTAGATATATAGAAATTTATCTCAAAAGTTGTATATGTATATATAATATCTATCTATGGTTAGAGATATTGAATATTAGTCTAAGTAATGTACGGCTGAATTTGCTTACCCTCGATTAAGATAAAACCTCTTATGGGAGCGATCGCAGTCAGACAATTTTGGATGTAAGATGATTACGTATAAACTTAACCCTGACTATTGCTTGAGATAGAGGGAATCTATTTTACTCTACAGATAAATTTATATTTAGACTAGTCCACAAT from Nostoc sp. UHCC 0870 includes these protein-coding regions:
- a CDS encoding chlorophyll a/b-binding protein, producing the protein METRSSTSKMPTIATEYNGRDRNAFLFGWNPQAEIWNGRLAMIGFLAYLLWDLAGYSVLRDVLHLIGY
- a CDS encoding PAS domain-containing hybrid sensor histidine kinase/response regulator; translation: MSIPNVDPASETTQELISLRGRIAELEQLEKQYQRRQALLEQQLKAAGFQPPVQLVECQLPCQQLQQEMSDKRQVETALGESEERLRLALDAANMGFWDWQILTEKVIWSENHARLFGLVPGSFAGTYEAFLSCVHPEDRQKVTQKISQTQASEPHYSDQFRIVWPDKTIHWIASKGKFFFDQQGQPIRMIGTCMDISESKQTEEKTQHLTNQVQEQANILDAILATSVDHIFIFNSTGQYQYVSDGGAAGMGLHPEDIVGKTVRELDLPKDLIEKCEYQYQTVMENGTPIKDECEYVTVNGTQYYEYILTPLRNINQKIEGVITVSRNITEHKRAEQSLRDSEARFRRLFESNLIGVAFWTVDGFITDANDAYLKLAGYTREEFAALGKIDWRELTPSEYRALDDRAIAEVKANGVSQLYEKEYIHRNGKRVAVVLGVALLNDSQNMGVAFVLDINERKQIEQERDRLLSQERLARQEAEVANRIKDEFLAVLSHELRTPLNPILGWSKLLRSRKFDQATTERALETIERNAKLQTQLIEDLLDVSRILQGKLTLNVCPVSVVMVVEAAVETVRLAADAKSIQIQTVLDPNLSQVMGDPNRLQQVVWNLLSNAVKFTPSGGRVDIYLTEVNHRVQIQVSDTGKGIAPDFLPYVFDYFRQADSTTTRKFGGLGLGLAIVRQVVELHGGTVAALSLGEGMGTTFKVNLPLIHKHEPMSYEDDQPLPLNHPSPMLSGTRVLVVDDEPDIRDLVSFILEDYGVEVTAVTSAQEALDILSESLPDILISDIGMPEVDGYMLIRQLRQQPPQQGGNIPAIALTAYAGEINQQQAMEAGFQMHVSKPVDPDALIEAIASLISH
- a CDS encoding MFS transporter; translated protein: MFHSTDILALYKPLLWVAQIPVTPPGVSPAQLSLLTAGPRFFVALLSGVILAFAFQLVLTNLSVAAGISYLGRPSDSGTEVGGSFGGTIRKIGTAVGLWTLVSVTIALLIAAFLAVKLSLLVLDPGLGAILGLVIWGAYFLLLVWVSSTTVGSLIGSVVHTATSGFQAIMGTATAALGAKAFNQQVVSTAEAAASAVRRELGSAIDPISIRENIEDYIEKLRPPELDVSHIRREFESLLQDPQLREISGSPDLRQIDRQKFVELVSSRTDLSKRDVKRIADNLYKVWQQVVGEQKPVQNNLGELVNYLKTMPPGQTKTDELNAKLDRLMAEMRPGKEADQKTAPGPIQSTVQQAISALTGIALGRADLSDLDVEKIWHALTTAKAKATTQADKLGLPTPSQPYSPIRADVENYLHNTYAWQLSEERIAQEFRDVIYDPAADPSTVRRELERLSRKDFVNILQDRGLLTQTQIQHIADRLEAVRQEVLVIVTAETEREISQDLQRRVNSYLLVTAKADLTPEAIERDFKPLITDHEADYETLSRRLAIVERQQMQETLLERNDIQSYEVDRILDELERQRDRSLVESKNLAEQAKYQAETLWLNVEAYLRNTDKAELNPDAIRADLQTLLADPQAGMTAIGARLSRFDRDTLVQLLSQRQDINEDQANQIIHTVEESWHSVRHAPQAIADKAKEQYDSVTTTIADYLRRTGKEELNPEGIQRDLNRLFENPSEGVVAIRQRLSHLDRDTLVKLLSQRQDLSEAQVNEVIDSVQTSIRNIVRAPRRLATRTQQRVQNFQAYLEAYLRHTGKEELNPEGIKRDVQLLLHDPGVGMENLSDRLSHFDRGTIIALLKIREDITDQEAARIADNIVSVRDQFVEQVQGMQRRIQDVIDGIFERIRHYLNSLERPELNYDGVKHDVRTLLEDPQAGFDALRDRLSSFNRDTLIAIMSSREDISEADANRIVDQVERARNTVLQRAERLQHEAERRLEEVKHQAQRQAEETRKAAASAAWWLFATAIVSAIFSALGGAIAVVWV
- a CDS encoding XisH family protein, with translation MPQRDNIHSIVKQAITKDGWEITDDPFVISYGERFLFVDLGATESNTSRQLTARFIGAKRQNSRIAIEIKEFRGRSAIADLEQAIGQYTLYQLLLNQVDPERAIYLAITDITYEEIFSEPIGQLVISDLPMKLLIVDTEKAEVKQWIPTRFIGTL
- a CDS encoding XisI protein, producing the protein MDTNTVYRNIVKQVIQKYANFRPSHGEIRLDTVFDDTQNRYALMQVGWERGRRVRGNLIYITIQDGKVWVEYDGMETGITQDLINRGIPEADIVWAFLPQSQAVTTGY
- a CDS encoding chlorophyll a/b-binding protein — translated: METRPSTDLPPVANAYNGIDRNAFIFGFNPQAELWNGRLAMIGFLAYLLWDLAGYSVLRDVLHFIRY
- a CDS encoding gluconokinase, with product MIVLIMGVAGSGKTTIGKLLAESLGWEFLDADDFHSPANIEKMRLGIPLDDADRIPWLQDIRNAIAQWLQENRNVVLACSALKASYRQFLVGDSSDIKVVYLKGADKIIQKRLQERQNHFMGEKLLNSQLRTIEEPDNAIHIDISQPPEEIVNFLKTIFG
- the sfsA gene encoding DNA/RNA nuclease SfsA gives rise to the protein MTDWLYCYPPLYPGVLLKRYKRFFADVQLDTGEVVTAHCPNTGPMTGVSTIGSAVQLSKSDNPNRKLAYTLELIQVHDNQPTWVGVNTALPNRIVKLALGQYLFPELGNYSQIKGEVVYGHDKKSRVDFLLTGTDAERPIYLEVKNTTWCEGTLALFPDTETTRGQKHLRELTALLPQTRAVMLYLINRGDCTDFAPGDSADPLYGKLLRDAIALGLEVLPCRFDISPEGIRYLGLAKLKI